In one Silene latifolia isolate original U9 population chromosome 10, ASM4854445v1, whole genome shotgun sequence genomic region, the following are encoded:
- the LOC141607589 gene encoding protein FAR-RED IMPAIRED RESPONSE 1-like yields the protein MVFVPFTGVDHHKRFITFGAGLIGDESIECYTWLFKTFLEAMGGCQLRIIITDQDKSMKSVVAEVFKESTHRLCVWNNQLEPDEFEEKWGKIMTDYQLVEHEWFSDLYDLREQWIPAYFKDVSMSGLMRVTFRSESENSFFDRFLTPHLTLVEFWVCYESALEAQRHKQSKLNSDNKHSEIPRKAKSNLEVHASEMYSHNIFKDFQTELVAALSDFRFKDVEKIDETKIYILTDLRMPNKSWNVAYSPDNMEITCSCSMFQRMGLLCRDCLWILHNQDFL from the exons ATGGTGTTTGTGCCTTTCACAGGAGTTGATCACCACAAAAGGTTCATAACGTTTGGAGCTGGGTTGATAGGTGATGAAAGTATTGAGTGTTATACATGGCTGTTCAAGACATTTTTGGAAGCAATGGGCGGGTGCCAGCTGAGAATTATAATTACTGATCAGGACAAATCAATGAAGTCGGTAGTCGCGGAAGTGTTTAAGGAGTCAACACACAGACT gtgtgtttggaacaaccaacTTGAGCCTGATGAATTCGAAGAAAAATGGGGGAAGATAATGACTGATTATCAACTTGTAGAACACGAGTGGTTTTCAGATTTGTACGATCTCAGGGAACAGTGGATCCCTGCCTATTTTAAAGATGTTTCAATGTCTGGCTTGATGAGGGTTACTTTTAGGTCTGAGAGTGAAAATAGTTTCTTTGACAGGTTCCTCACACCTCATTTGACCCTTGTTGAGTTTTGGGTGTGCTATGAGAGTGCCTTGGAAGCACAAAGACACAAGCAGTCCAAATTGAACAGTGACAACAAACACTCTGAAATCCCACGGAAAGCAAAGTCAAACCTTGAAGTCCATGCTTCTGAAATGTACTCGcacaacattttcaaagactTCCAAACAGAATTGGTTGCAGCTTTGTCTGATTTTCGTTTTAAAGATGTggagaagattgatgagacaaaaatatatattctaacAGACTTGCGGATGCCAAATAAGTCATGGAACGTAGCATATTCACCAGATAACATGGAGATTACTTGTTCCTGTTCTATGTTTCAGAGAATGGGCTTGTTGTGCAGGGACTGCCTTTGGATTCTACACAACCAAGATTTTCTTTAA